The genomic segment CCTTGTGCGGTTGGATTTCTCTCTGCGGCGCTTCTTACAGGCGCAGATCATTATTATGGTTCTAACCGGACTGGCGACGGCATTGGGCATGGCAATTTTGGGTGTGCCGCTCTCTGGGGCGCTCGGCGCTATTACAGGCTTGTTTAGCTTTGTCCCCAACTTTGGACCGCTGATTGCCCTGATTCCCACCCTTGCGGTGGCAATCCTAAACACACCCCAACAGCTAATCCTCGTCTTATTGGTCTTTTTTGGGATTCAAACGATTGTCAGCCAGATCGCAGCCCCACTGATGATCGGGAACGAACTGAACATGCCTCCGGCGCTCATTTTGCTTTCGCAGTTGTTCGCTGGCATCTTCTTTGGTTTTTTGGGGCTGCTGCTGTCCGTTCCCCTAGCGATTATCGTGATCGTCTTGGTGAAGGAAGTCTATGTCCACGATATTTTAGGAGATACAGATCGCGGCGGGAAGCGCACCACCCTAGAGGTTGAGGCGATGCTTTCGGATAAGGTGGGGCATTAGATGGGGTAGAGCCGCGTGGATTCCCCCCTTTCCCCTTGCGAGGGACGTAGGGCTAGGGCGCGGATGCCCAGGGGGCGCCCCTACTTAAGAGAAAACCTCTATGCCTGTGTTTGCCTTCAAGCCCCGAAAGGGTGGCTACTCTCAGCCCGCTGCTTTAGCGGCGGGCGCTCACGAGCGGCAATGGGACGGGGTGCGAGAAAGTCAACAGACCTTACTCCTCGTCGGTAACTCGCGTTGTGCCGATGCCTGCTTTCAGATCGTGCAAGCGGCGGTAGGTTGCCTGAAAGGTGAGTGCATCGGCAACATGAAAGGGATCGGGCGCCTCAGCGGCGATCACCCCCCGCGCTTCGGCATCGACCAGCGCTTGGAGCAGTTCGCGATAGCGCATGTCTGATTCGTTCAGCGGAAGGTGCTGCTTTTCGCCCTTTTCGCCGTATTCAATGCCCGATAGGTGGCAGTGGAGCGACTCCAACCCGCTTTGCCCTAGCCCATCCTTCACCGCCTTCACCATGCGGGCAAATTCCTTGTAGCTGTTGTCTTTCCCCGTGCGGGCGTGGAGGTGAGCAAAATCAATCGCTGGCAGCACACCGGGGACATCGCGCCCTAGTTGAATTGTCTCCTCAAGCGTCCCGAACATCGCCCCCTTGCCCATTGTCTCTGGGCGAAGCGTGACGTGGACGCCCTCGTTTTTCAAAATCGTCGTGATCTCGCGGAGTTTGTCACGGACGCGATCATAGACGGTTTCGGGGGGTTGGTTGTGGTAGGAACCCGGATGAAAGATAATATCTCGCGCTCCGGCGAGATAGCCCTTGCGGGCGGCAAGAAGCAAGCGTTCATCGCTTTTGCGCATCAGGTCATCGGTTTGGCTGTTTAGGTTGATGTAGTAAGGGGCGTGAACACTCAGGCTGACGCCGTATTGTTCAGCCGCCGCCTTGATCGCCGCACAGGATTCATCGGTGACGCGCACGCTCTGCACCCAAGCAATTTCAAGGTGATCCAGCCCTAGCGCCCGTGCGTGGGCAATGGCAAGGGGTGTTCCCCCTGGGTGCGGTGTGCTGCTTGGAGCGCCCACCGTCCCAAAGCGAATGGCATCCGTCGTTGGCTGATGGTGGGCTTTGGGGGTGCGGGGCGCGGCTGTTGTTTTAGGCATATATCCAATTACCTTTGCTGCTGATATATGATACTTATTAACTCACCTTACGCAGTTGGGTTTGTTCACCCCGTATTCGTCGAAAGGGGCAGTTTGAGGGGGAAGCCCCCTCAAAAAAGTGCATTCCCCCTCTCCCGCGTGGCGGGAGAGGGGGCTAGGGGGTGAGGGTCTGTGCCTAAGGTGAGTTATTAATAAGATGTTGCGTGCCATTGTTCTCATCCCTCTCATCCTGCCCCTTTGCAACCACAGGGTAAACGAAACCACGTGCGTAAGTCTTATTTAGAACTTACGCAGTTGAACGTGTTTCCCCCGTATTCATCGAAAGGGGATGTTTGAGGACGAAGCCCACTCAAACAATGGATTCCCCCTTCTCCCAGTGGGAGAGCAGGTACATACCGAAGGCGGGTCGCAGGGGATGAGGGCAACTGCGCAACGTCTATTATTGTACTCGACTGGTCGGAAAGACCAGAATAGATCGCACCGCCTTGCTATACACTTACCAGATAGGGATCACCATGACCACTGAACGAGATCGCTATGCCGAACGGATGATGAATCCACCAGCCCCACTGGATCGGAAACGTGTCCTCACCATCGCCTTTATCGCCTTTGTCGTCGTCTTTTTTCTGTGGCAGACGCGAAGTATTATCCTCTACCCGTTTTACCTGCTTGTCACCTACGTTCACGAGATGGGGCATGGCTTGGCGGCAGTTTTTACGGGGGGGCGCTTCGTCAGTTTTCATGTCTACCCCAATGGGGCGGGGGTTGCTTATACGGACGGCGGCAACCAACACCTGATCTTGGTGGCGGGGTATGTGGGAACGGCGCTTTTTGGGGCGATGCTGCTCTACCTCGCCAACCGTGTCCGACGTGTGACGTTGGTGTCCTATGGAATGGCGGCTTTTTCATCCTCTCTGCGCTCTTTTTGGCGGTTCGGGCGGCTGGAATATGATCACCGCAATCACCGCCTTTTTGCCATTATGATCGGTGTGACGGCAGGGGTAGGGTTCATTGCCCTTGCCCGCTATGGCAACCGCACGGCGAATGTCTTGATTTTGAACACCTTCGCCTTCATCATCGGCTTTAATGTCATCAATGACTTCCTCTACCTGTTTAACAACCAAACCATTGGGATTGACGATATTCCGAATGATGCCGCAGCCATGGCAAAACTGACCAGTACTCCTACGGCGTCGTGGATCATTCTTTGGCTGATGATCTCTATTTTGATGATGGGCATCGCCGCGATTTACGCTTTGTAGACCAAAAACAGGCGAGAGTAACTGGTTGAGGGGATTTCTCATGGCGTCTTTGTCCTGAGGACAAACCATTTTCCAACCCACTGCCGATCATTTTCGCGCTACAATGCAAGGTAGCAAGGTATGAGCGCGTGCGATGACCGTCAAAATTCTGATTGTAGACCCCGATATTTCCTTCAGCGTGCCGATCAAGCGGGCGCTAGAGCAGCGCGGTGATTATCGCGTTCATACCTTTGCCAGTGGGCAGCCCGCACTGGAAATGCTTCAACGCGATGCCCACGATGTGGTGATCCTTGACGCGGATATTGCCGACATTGCCCTTCCCGCCCTGATCCATGCCATGCGGCGCGTCCAACCCTGGCTGTATGTCATGATCAGCACGACGCCAGATCGAGATAAGCCCGCCGTCCGTCCCCTCAATGTGCAAGGGATGATTGCTAAGCCCTACCTTGCCCGCAATCTGATTCATGCCCTAAGTGCGGCGGTGCGCTGGATCGAAGTGCGCCGCACGGCGACGGGCGGACGCGGGGCAGCCGAGCAACCCCTAGCGAGCCGCTTCGCACGCTTGCTACCCTAACTATTCCCGACGCGCCGCCCTCTCTAGAGGATACGCCGAATCTAGGGAGGAAGCTAACTAGTGGGGCAATCAGCGAGCCGCCCATTCCCGACGACGCCACTGCCCGCGATGTGTTCCGGCGCACCAGCAAGCCGCTGCCTCCCGAACCGCCCTTCCCGAAGAGGCGACAACGCCCACCGTGAACGTGGCGGGTCGCACCAGTGATTCCGCCCCGCCCCCACCAGACAGCCTCCTGAAATGCCGCCGGAGGAAGCCCAAACGCTGGTGGAGGCGTCCCTTGCAGCGCTGGCATTAGAGATCACCGATGACGCCACAATCCCGTTGGAACGTCTGCCAGAGGCATTCGAGAGCAGTTCGGAACACCTTCCGCCGGATGCCCGTCCCACCTTCAACCCCTAGCGCTTTGGCAGCACGCCGATGATTTGAATGAGCCAACCCTTGTGGAGGCGCGCCAACCCTCCCCGCATCCCTTCAGGGTGAGCCTTCCGACGTGCTTGAAGATGACATGGCGCGAACCTTCCGCACCCTGATTGGGAGGAGACTTCCCCACAACCCGTGAGCGATGCCCCTGCCCCAGAGGCTGACATAGCTCATCCGCCGCCACCCCCGGCTGATGCGGCAGACGCGCCTGAACCGGTCACTATGTTGGCACGGATGGCGCTTTACCTCACACAGATCACCACCGGCTCAGCAGCGCGGGCAGCGCTCTTAATTCAGGATGGCAGCCTGATTGCCCAATCGGGCGGGATTTCGGAACAGGACATACGCGGCTGTGTGGCGGATGTTGCAAAGGCGTGGTCAAAAGGGGCGGCGGGACCATCCCCTGAATCAACTCCGGCAAAACTGAGTTATGTGGAACTGCCAAGCGGTAGCGATTACCTGATGTATTCGGTGCAGACGGTGGAAGGGATGATCCTTGTCATGCTGTTCCCCGGTGATGTGCCGTTGGGAACGATCCGCAAACAGGCAAGTTCCCTGCGCGGGGCGTTGATCAGCGTCCCTGATAGCGCCGAGGCAGTCGAATCTGAGGCAGTCACTGCTGACTCTGAGGCGGCGACGACACTTCCCTCCCGCCCCACAGATATGATTCCGCCCGAAGGGCTGCGCGAGGCGCTGACCATTGCCTCCCCTCTCGCCAGCACGCCGGAGTCGCCCGCTCTCGCTGCGCCGTCCAGCCCAGAACGCCCCACTGTCCCTTACGCCGCGTTCACCTTTGTTTGGCTCCCACGCAGCGGCACGCTGAGCGATTATCAGGTGGCAATGCTCCCTACCTGGTTAGAACGGGCGGCGCTGCCGAGGTTTTGGGATATTGAGAGTGTGCAAGGGCAGCCAACGCACGCGGTGATCCACCTGCGCTTGCCGGAAGGGACATCGCCCTACGAGGCGCGAACGACCCTTCAGCAAGAAACCGCGCTGAGCGCCGGAGCTGATGATTTTTGGGCAGAGGTCTATTATCTTGTGACGGGGGGGCGGGAGGTGACCCCCCAAGAGGTGGCAAATTTATTGGAATTCCACCGCGAGGCGGCGGGGTAACTGTGTTTTAGGGGATTCCGAACCACCTTCTGATCCCTCATACCCCCTCATGGGGGATAAGCTCCACCGTGAGTCCGCTACCCCAACCGTATTTGGCATCCAT from the Anaerolineales bacterium genome contains:
- a CDS encoding M50 family metallopeptidase, which gives rise to MTTERDRYAERMMNPPAPLDRKRVLTIAFIAFVVVFFLWQTRSIILYPFYLLVTYVHEMGHGLAAVFTGGRFVSFHVYPNGAGVAYTDGGNQHLILVAGYVGTALFGAMLLYLANRVRRVTLVSYGMAAFSSSLRSFWRFGRLEYDHRNHRLFAIMIGVTAGVGFIALARYGNRTANVLILNTFAFIIGFNVINDFLYLFNNQTIGIDDIPNDAAAMAKLTSTPTASWIILWLMISILMMGIAAIYAL
- a CDS encoding response regulator; its protein translation is MTVKILIVDPDISFSVPIKRALEQRGDYRVHTFASGQPALEMLQRDAHDVVILDADIADIALPALIHAMRRVQPWLYVMISTTPDRDKPAVRPLNVQGMIAKPYLARNLIHALSAAVRWIEVRRTATGGRGAAEQPLASRFARLLP
- a CDS encoding TIM barrel protein, translating into MPKTTAAPRTPKAHHQPTTDAIRFGTVGAPSSTPHPGGTPLAIAHARALGLDHLEIAWVQSVRVTDESCAAIKAAAEQYGVSLSVHAPYYINLNSQTDDLMRKSDERLLLAARKGYLAGARDIIFHPGSYHNQPPETVYDRVRDKLREITTILKNEGVHVTLRPETMGKGAMFGTLEETIQLGRDVPGVLPAIDFAHLHARTGKDNSYKEFARMVKAVKDGLGQSGLESLHCHLSGIEYGEKGEKQHLPLNESDMRYRELLQALVDAEARGVIAAEAPDPFHVADALTFQATYRRLHDLKAGIGTTRVTDEE